The following DNA comes from bacterium.
AGCTCTTCCGGAATATCGCCCAGTTCGGCATCGGACAGGCCACGGCCCTGGCCAGCGGTATCCAGGTGGCGCTGATCACCACCGCGGCGGGGCTTATGATCGCCATCCCGGCCATCGTGGGCTACAACTACTATTCCAACCGGGTGGACAGCTACGTGCTGGAGCTTGAATACTGGGCCAGCGCGCTGATGAACAAGCTCCTCAGCTTCCGTCAGCACAAGCCCCACAGCGCCGCCACCCTCAAACAGGCGGCCGAATAATGCGTTTCACCGAGAAAAAACGCCGCAAGGCCGGTGTGAACAGCGTGCCACTGATGGACCTGGTGTTCCTGCTGCTCATTTTCTTCGCCGTGACCGCTTCTTTCATGGACCAGCCGGCGATCAAGCTCGATCTGCCCGAGGCCAGCGCCGAGCCGCTCAAGCAGCTTCCCAAGGACATCATGACAGTCTATGTGAGCGCCGAGGGCGACCTGTATTTCGGCGACCGGCTGATCAAGCTGGAGGACCTGCCCGCTCTGCTCAAGGCCGGCCTGGCCGAGGGCCATCCCTCGCGGCTGACCATCAAGGCCGACCGCGAGGTGATCCACGGCAAGGTGATCGAGGTGATGGACACGGCGAGGCAGAGTGGGATCGAGGTGGTCACTGTGGGCACGCAGAAAAAAGCGGCCGCGGGTAAGTGAGGCGGGGCTTGGACCGGAAATCATCCGTTTGGTAAAACGCAGGGGAGGGTTTAAAACCCTCCCCTATATCATTCTTTCGCATTTCAGTCGCAGAATCGTCCGTTCAAATCGAGGAGGACGACCCGGATGGGTCTGTCCCCCTTTCCTGTTTTCCTGCATCTCGCCCCTAAGCCCTCACTCCAGGCCTACACGCGCAAAGGAAAGGTAGTTGGGCAACGGCGCGTTCAGGCCATGCTTTCTCATCTCCAGGGTGATCTGCCCCCGGTGGTGGGCGGAACTCACGATAAGCTGCACCAGAATGTCGCGCACCACCACGCTGGCGGTCAGGCCGTTGAGCGAGCGGTAGTTCACGCTCTGGCCCAGGCGCTCCGGCGCCAGGCTCTCCAGGAACCCCTCCCAGGCCCCGGCGGCGCGGTCTTGCAGGTCGCGGCAGCCGGCGCGGTCCACGCTGGGCCACCATTTCTCGCGCACCTCGCTGTCCCCGGCCAGGCGCGCCAGCCAGATGAGCTGGCTTTCCAATATGTGACCGAACAGCTTGAATGTGTGCTGCTCACCCTCCGGCAGGCCGTTCATCGCCTCCAGGAGCTGCTCGCTGCACTGGGTCTCGAAGCGGATGAGGCGGGTGAACAGACGGGTCTCATCCATAGGCCCCCCTCGGCTTCGCGCTGACAAATCGGCATTTCTCACCCCCTGATGTCTGGACTTGGCTCCCCGTTGATCGAGGTTGCCCCCTGCGTTCGCTACAATCCTTCCCTAAGCCTGCATTCACAGGGCCGGGACAAGTAAAAAGGCCGGGGACGCCTTATACGCTGGAATCCCCGGCCTTGCGTTCACCCGTTCAGGGTGTCAAGCCGCCGTAAAACTTGAGCGATGGAAGTGGCTCATTCGGCAGCTTTGGCCTCCCCGGCGGCCGGCTCGGACCAGTCCAGCCCGGCGAGCTGCTTGTAGTGACGGTAACGGCCCTTGGCCAGCTTGTCGGCCAGGGCCAGCAGGCTCGCCGCCCGCGCGGGCTGCTCGGTCAGCAGCGAGCGGTAGCGGTTCTCGTTCTTGGCGTACTCCTCCACGCTGATCGTCGGCTCCTTGCTGTCGATCTGCAGGGGGTTCTTGCCCTGGGCCGCCAGACGCGGGTCGTAGCGGTAGAGGATCCAGTGGCCGCTGGCCACTGCGTTCTTCGACTCGTCCATACCCTTCGACATCGTGATGCCGTGGGCGATGCAGTGCGAGTAGGCGACGATGATCGACGGACCGTCATAGCTCTCGGCCTCCATGAAGGCCTTGACTGTCTGGGCCATGTTGGCGCCGAACGCGATGGCGGCCACGTAGACATTGCCGTAGCTCATGGCCATCATGCCCAGGTCTTTCTTGCCCAGGGGCTTGCCCGCGGCGGCGAACTTGGCCACCGCTCCGATGGGTGTAGACTTGGACATCTGGCCGCCGGTGTTCGAATAGACCTCGGTGTCCAGGACCAGGACGTTGATGTTGCGGCCGGAGGCGATCACGTGATCCAGGCCGCCGTAGCCGATGTCATACGCCCAGCCGTCGCCGCCCAGGGCCCAGACCGATTTCTTTACCAGGTAGTCGGCCACGGGCAACAGGCGCTTGGCCTCGGTCGAGGCGTTGCCGGCCAGGGCCTTCTTCAACGCTGCCACACGCTCACGCTGCTCCTCGACGCCTTTCTGCTCGCTCTGGTCGGCGTTCAGGATGCTCTCGGCCAGCGCCTTGTCGAAGCCCTGGTCGCTCAGCTTGGCCAGCAGCTCACGGGCGAACTCGGCCTGCTTGTCGGCGGTCAGGCGCATGCCGAAAGCGAACTCGGCGTTGTCCTCGAACAGCGAGTTGGACCAGGCCGGACCGCGCCCATCCGCCCGCTTGGTGTACGGGGTGGTGGGCAGGTTGCCGCCGTAGATCGAAGAGCAGCCGGTGGCGTTGCCAACCAGCAGACGGTCACCGAAGAGCTGGGTGAGCAGCTTCACGTACGGGGTCTCGCCGCAACCGGCGCAGGCGCCCGAAAATTCGAACAGCGGCTGCGAGAACTGGCTGCCCTTGACTGAGCCGAGGCTGTAGAGCGCCGGGTCGGTGTTGGGCAGGCCGAGGAAGAACTCCCAATTCTTGACTTCCTGCTCGCGCAACGGGACCTGCGGCTCCATGTTGATTGCGCGGCGGCCGGTCTGCTCTCCGGCGGCGTTCTTCTCGCGGCCCGGGCAGGCCTCCACGCACAGGCCGCAGCCGGTGCAGTCCTCGGGGGCCACCTGCACGGTGAACTTCATACCGGCGAAATTCTTGGTCTTGGCCTCGGCGCTCTTGAAAGCGGCAGGGGCCTTATCGAGCTGCTTGGGATCGTAGGCCTTGATCCGGATGCTGGCATGCGGGCAGACGAACGAGCACTGGCCGCACTGGATACAGACCTCGGGCGCCCAGACCGGGATGTCCACGGCGATGTTGCGTTTCTCGAACTGCGTGGTGCCGGTCATGAACGTCCCGTCATCCGGCATGGCGCTCACCGGGAGCTGCTCGCCCTTGCCCTCGATGATCCGCGCGGTCACGTTCTGCACGAACTCCGGGGCGCTGGCCGGCACGGCCGGGTGCATGTGGATCGAACTGTTGGGCTTGGCCGGAATTTTCACCTCGAACAGGTTGTTCAGGCCGGCATCCACCGCGGCGTTGTTCATGTTGACCACGCGCTCGCCCTTTTTGCCATAGCTCTTCAGGATGTACTTCTTGATCTGCTCGACCGCTTTTTCCACCGGCAGGATCTTGCTGATGCCGAAGAAAGCAACCTGCATGATCGTGTTGATGCGGCCGCCCAGGCCCAGCTCGGTGGCCAGCCTGATCCCGTCGATCACGTAGAACTTGATCTGCTTGTCGATGATCTGCTTCTGCACCTCGAACGGTATCTTGTCCCAGACTTCATCCTTGTCGTACGCGCTGTTGAGCAGGAAATAGCCGCCCTGGATGACGTTGGAAAGCATGTCGTATTTTTCGAGGAACGAGAAGTTGTGGCAGGCCACGAAATTGGCCTTCTCCAGCAGGTAGGTGCTGCGAATGGGATCGGGGCCGAAACGCAGGTGGCTTACAGTCACCGCGCCGGCCTTTTTCGAATCGTATACGAAATAGCCCTGGGCGTAGTTATCGGTGTTGTTGCCGATAATCATGATCGAGTTCTTGTTGGCGCTCACCGTACCGTCCGAGCCCAATCCGTAGAACATGGCCCGGTAGACGCCCTGGTTGTCGACGCTGAAAGAGCGGTCGTAGTCCAGGCTGGAGCCGGCCACATCGTCCACGATTCCGATCGTGAAATGGTTCTTCGGCTTGGCCTGGGTCAGGTTGTCCAGCACGCCCTTGGCCATGGCGGCGTTGAACTCGGCCGAGCCGAGGCCGTAGCGGCCGCCCACGATCACCGGGTAATGCTGGAACTTGACCAGACCCTCGCTCATCATCTCGCCCACCGCGGTGCGGATATCACCGTAGAGCGGCTCGCCCTGGGAACCCGGCTCCTTGGTGCGGTCGAGCACGGCGATTTTCTTGACCGTGGCGGGAAGGGCGGCGGCCAGGCTTTTCATGCAGAACGGACGGTAGAGGCGGACTTTGATCAGCCCGACCTTTTCGCCCTTGGCGGCCTGGTGCTCCACCACCTCGTGCATGGCCTCGGCGCCCGAGCCCATGATCACCACGATATTCTCGGCCTGCGGGTGTCCGACATAGTCGAACAGCTTGTAGGCGCGGCCGGTGACCTTGGCGAATTTGTCCATCTCGCCCTGCA
Coding sequences within:
- a CDS encoding biopolymer transporter ExbD gives rise to the protein MRFTEKKRRKAGVNSVPLMDLVFLLLIFFAVTASFMDQPAIKLDLPEASAEPLKQLPKDIMTVYVSAEGDLYFGDRLIKLEDLPALLKAGLAEGHPSRLTIKADREVIHGKVIEVMDTARQSGIEVVTVGTQKKAAAGK
- a CDS encoding DinB family protein, which translates into the protein MDETRLFTRLIRFETQCSEQLLEAMNGLPEGEQHTFKLFGHILESQLIWLARLAGDSEVREKWWPSVDRAGCRDLQDRAAGAWEGFLESLAPERLGQSVNYRSLNGLTASVVVRDILVQLIVSSAHHRGQITLEMRKHGLNAPLPNYLSFARVGLE
- the nifJ gene encoding pyruvate:ferredoxin (flavodoxin) oxidoreductase; this encodes MSKKMVTIDGNTGVANVAHATNEVIAIYPITPSSVMGEIADAKSAAGEKNIWGTVPSVSEMQSEGGASGAVHGALSTGSLTTTFTASQGLLLMIPNMFKIAGELTPTVFHVSARAVACQALSIFGDHSDVMATRSTGFGLLCSNNVQEAQDFALIAQAAALRSRIPYVHFFDGFRTSHEVQKIVELSKDEMAQVMDDDLIAAHRARSLSPDRPTLKGSSQNPDVFFQGRETVNKYYAAAPAIMQGEMDKFAKVTGRAYKLFDYVGHPQAENIVVIMGSGAEAMHEVVEHQAAKGEKVGLIKVRLYRPFCMKSLAAALPATVKKIAVLDRTKEPGSQGEPLYGDIRTAVGEMMSEGLVKFQHYPVIVGGRYGLGSAEFNAAMAKGVLDNLTQAKPKNHFTIGIVDDVAGSSLDYDRSFSVDNQGVYRAMFYGLGSDGTVSANKNSIMIIGNNTDNYAQGYFVYDSKKAGAVTVSHLRFGPDPIRSTYLLEKANFVACHNFSFLEKYDMLSNVIQGGYFLLNSAYDKDEVWDKIPFEVQKQIIDKQIKFYVIDGIRLATELGLGGRINTIMQVAFFGISKILPVEKAVEQIKKYILKSYGKKGERVVNMNNAAVDAGLNNLFEVKIPAKPNSSIHMHPAVPASAPEFVQNVTARIIEGKGEQLPVSAMPDDGTFMTGTTQFEKRNIAVDIPVWAPEVCIQCGQCSFVCPHASIRIKAYDPKQLDKAPAAFKSAEAKTKNFAGMKFTVQVAPEDCTGCGLCVEACPGREKNAAGEQTGRRAINMEPQVPLREQEVKNWEFFLGLPNTDPALYSLGSVKGSQFSQPLFEFSGACAGCGETPYVKLLTQLFGDRLLVGNATGCSSIYGGNLPTTPYTKRADGRGPAWSNSLFEDNAEFAFGMRLTADKQAEFARELLAKLSDQGFDKALAESILNADQSEQKGVEEQRERVAALKKALAGNASTEAKRLLPVADYLVKKSVWALGGDGWAYDIGYGGLDHVIASGRNINVLVLDTEVYSNTGGQMSKSTPIGAVAKFAAAGKPLGKKDLGMMAMSYGNVYVAAIAFGANMAQTVKAFMEAESYDGPSIIVAYSHCIAHGITMSKGMDESKNAVASGHWILYRYDPRLAAQGKNPLQIDSKEPTISVEEYAKNENRYRSLLTEQPARAASLLALADKLAKGRYRHYKQLAGLDWSEPAAGEAKAAE